Proteins from a single region of Azospira inquinata:
- a CDS encoding GNAT family N-acetyltransferase: MTAVSSAVSAPTPSSLNLAPLAPDRVPELIALARVVWQDTYSALIPQAQIDHMLAERYQPRDLAAQAGAPGPGWTVCWMTAGLEDAMVGFACLETTDTPGEFKLDKLYVHPQAQGRGVGRALVDWAAATAREAGGQTLVLAVNKGNTRALAAYRAYGFRQRAAVCRDIGHGFVMDDFIMAKPLQTAACA; this comes from the coding sequence ATGACCGCCGTTTCCTCTGCTGTCTCCGCCCCTACCCCTTCCTCCCTGAATCTGGCGCCCCTAGCTCCGGACCGGGTGCCCGAGCTTATCGCCCTGGCCCGGGTGGTGTGGCAGGACACCTATTCGGCCCTGATTCCCCAGGCCCAGATCGACCACATGCTGGCGGAGCGCTACCAGCCCCGGGATTTGGCCGCCCAGGCTGGTGCCCCCGGCCCGGGCTGGACCGTGTGCTGGATGACGGCTGGTCTGGAGGATGCCATGGTGGGCTTTGCCTGCCTGGAAACCACGGATACTCCCGGGGAATTCAAGCTGGACAAGCTCTACGTCCATCCCCAGGCCCAGGGCCGGGGTGTGGGCCGGGCCCTGGTGGATTGGGCCGCCGCCACGGCCCGGGAGGCGGGAGGGCAAACCCTGGTGCTGGCGGTAAATAAGGGCAATACCCGGGCCCTGGCGGCCTATCGGGCCTACGGTTTCCGGCAGCGGGCGGCAGTGTGCCGTGACATCGGCCACGGCTTCGTCATGGATGACTTTATAATGGCCAAGCCTTTGCAAACGGCGGCTTGCGCCTAA
- a CDS encoding LpxL/LpxP family acyltransferase, which produces MTRLAVGLLWLLHFLPLAWLRALGAGFGRLLYVLGRERRRVALTNLGLCFPELAPEARRRLALQHFIAFGQSFLDRSLLWWASPARLRRLIQLEGLEHLPTDGTPVILLSPHFVGLDAGWTRLTLEMPMLSVYANQKNLVFDAALYAGRMRFNQPQLLSRLDGLRKAVRGLASGRPFYYLPDLDFGPRDAIFVPFFGTPAATITGVPRLAKLAHARVLPCLTRMTPQGYRVTLEAPWEDYPGPDLNADTRRMNAFIEARVRQCPAQYYWLHKRFKTRPPGEARFYP; this is translated from the coding sequence ATGACCCGGCTGGCCGTGGGCCTGCTCTGGCTCCTCCATTTTCTGCCCCTGGCTTGGCTGCGGGCCCTGGGGGCCGGTTTTGGCCGTCTGCTCTATGTCCTGGGCCGGGAACGGCGCCGGGTGGCCCTCACCAACCTGGGCTTGTGTTTCCCCGAGTTGGCACCCGAGGCGCGGCGCCGCCTGGCCTTGCAGCACTTCATCGCCTTCGGCCAGTCTTTTCTGGACCGGAGCCTGCTCTGGTGGGCCTCGCCAGCGCGTTTGCGCCGCCTGATCCAGTTGGAAGGCCTGGAACATCTGCCTACCGACGGAACGCCGGTGATACTCCTCAGTCCCCATTTTGTCGGCTTGGACGCGGGCTGGACCCGGCTCACCCTGGAAATGCCCATGCTGTCGGTGTACGCCAACCAGAAAAATCTGGTCTTCGACGCCGCTCTCTACGCCGGGCGTATGCGCTTCAACCAGCCCCAGCTTCTTTCCCGCCTGGACGGCCTGCGTAAGGCGGTGAGGGGCCTGGCCTCCGGTCGTCCCTTCTATTACCTGCCGGACCTGGATTTCGGCCCCCGGGATGCCATTTTCGTGCCCTTTTTCGGTACCCCTGCGGCGACCATCACCGGGGTGCCCCGGCTCGCCAAGCTGGCCCATGCCCGGGTGCTGCCCTGCCTGACCCGGATGACCCCCCAGGGCTATCGGGTGACCCTGGAAGCCCCCTGGGAGGACTATCCGGGGCCGGACCTTAATGCCGACACCCGGCGCATGAATGCCTTTATCGAAGCCCGGGTGCGCCAGTGTCCGGCCCAATATTATTGGCTGCATAAGCGCTTCAAGACCCGTCCCCCCGGGGAAGCCCGCTTTTACCCCTAA
- a CDS encoding lysophospholipid acyltransferase family protein — protein sequence MAALFRILSLLPLSWLHALGALVGRLAYRLSPVYRAHLEENLALAYAPEAAARLVPQAVAEAGKGMLELPKVWLRPLEEAAGRVVRVTGWELVEAAWAEGRGIIFLTPHLGCFEVTAQYYAAHCRPESPITVLYRPPKQAWLEPLIVQGRARDQRLQLAPADLSGVRHLLRALKRKEAVGMLPDQAPGAGEGKWLDFFGRPAYTMTLAARLSETGARVLLAYAERLPGGRGFHLHLQETLHPLEGSTEVRAAQINQELEGLIRQCPSQYLWGYNRYKRPSGAEPPPAGALSPSPAPASGWHVAPAAMETGRSPSREGGASAPVGEERP from the coding sequence TTGGCCGCTCTGTTCCGTATCCTTTCCCTTCTGCCCCTTTCCTGGCTTCACGCCCTGGGGGCCCTGGTGGGCCGCCTGGCCTATCGCCTGTCCCCCGTCTACCGGGCCCATCTGGAAGAAAACCTGGCCCTGGCCTACGCCCCGGAGGCGGCGGCCCGGCTGGTGCCCCAGGCGGTGGCCGAAGCGGGTAAAGGCATGCTGGAATTGCCCAAGGTCTGGCTGCGGCCCCTGGAAGAAGCGGCGGGCCGGGTGGTCCGGGTGACCGGCTGGGAGCTGGTGGAAGCGGCCTGGGCCGAAGGCCGGGGCATTATTTTCCTCACCCCCCACCTGGGCTGCTTCGAGGTGACCGCCCAGTATTACGCCGCCCATTGCCGTCCCGAATCCCCCATTACGGTGCTCTACCGGCCCCCCAAACAGGCCTGGCTGGAACCCCTGATCGTCCAGGGCCGGGCCCGGGATCAGCGGCTGCAACTGGCCCCCGCCGACCTCTCCGGGGTGCGCCACCTGCTCCGCGCCTTAAAGCGCAAGGAAGCGGTGGGCATGCTGCCGGACCAGGCGCCGGGAGCCGGGGAAGGCAAATGGCTGGATTTCTTTGGTCGCCCCGCCTACACCATGACCCTGGCCGCCCGTCTTTCGGAAACCGGCGCCCGGGTGCTGCTGGCCTACGCGGAGCGCCTGCCCGGAGGGCGGGGCTTCCATCTCCATCTTCAGGAAACCCTCCACCCTCTGGAGGGCTCCACGGAAGTTCGGGCGGCCCAGATCAACCAGGAGCTGGAAGGCCTGATTCGCCAATGTCCGAGCCAGTACCTGTGGGGCTATAACCGTTACAAGCGGCCCTCCGGCGCCGAGCCGCCCCCCGCCGGGGCCCTGTCCCCAAGTCCCGCGCCCGCCTCCGGCTGGCATGTGGCGCCGGCGGCCATGGAGACTGGGCGATCCCCTTCCAGGGAGGGCGGGGCCTCCGCCCCGGTGGGGGAGGAGCGGCCATGA